The following is a genomic window from Bacillus sp. FJAT-52991.
TACGTGTGGTTCAAGCTCCTTGCGTAACGGGTGATTGTAGGCTGTTGAATCCCCGCAATATAAACTCTTTGTGACAAGCTGGCATTGTAAATACATATCCCCTTGAATCGTATCAGAATGACCATCTATGCGATGTGTCGTTTGTTCCGTTGTCTCTTCATCGCCCCAAGGAGGGAGTCTGCCAAAAAAACGGATTTCTCGACCGTTTCTTTTCAATTCTTCTTTCCTTATGCATGGATTCACGAAAAAACGGGCTTCCATAAAAAGACTCATGAAAATCCACAAACTTTAGATAGCTATGAATAATTCAGGTTTATATTAAGAAATTCATCATTTTTGATAAAATGAGCCTATCTTTAGCTTGAATTATGCATTTATTACCATTAAAATTAAAGGGAACGTATATTCGTGATGGTGGTTATTTTAATGTATTCTATGCGAGAATCGTCATATGAATAGAATCGATATGGATTTTACCTGTCCTGTCATCTTTGTATTCATATTTCGGTAGATAAAGAGAGAAATAAAATGATAAATTTTCTCAAGTATAGTAGATTATTTCTTAAGCTTTATGTCATTACAACCGGAGGGACTAGTAAACATGCAAACATCTGAAAAAATTATTGACCAGTTAATG
Proteins encoded in this region:
- a CDS encoding DUF1963 domain-containing protein, translating into MEARFFVNPCIRKEELKRNGREIRFFGRLPPWGDEETTEQTTHRIDGHSDTIQGDMYLQCQLVTKSLYCGDSTAYNHPLRKELEPHVKDWHLLLQLDSEDDLGYLWGDSGKLYFWIRKEDCKNKKFDKAWTVLQCY